The proteins below come from a single Eucalyptus grandis isolate ANBG69807.140 chromosome 3, ASM1654582v1, whole genome shotgun sequence genomic window:
- the LOC104430995 gene encoding bifunctional 3-dehydroquinate dehydratase/shikimate dehydrogenase, chloroplastic isoform X1, which produces MGSLSLSSVGLTMVCAPVMGESVDQVVEEMHKAKAQGADVVEVRLDCIKQFQAHQDLEIILKSKPLPVIIVYRPKCEGGLYEGDETARLEALRSALKLGADYADFELKVAAELMSKQNKLHCGGTKVIVSCFLDGVTPSKEELSNLATHMKATGADIIKIVTSASNITELAILFHLLSYSQMPVVAYAVGERGLISQLLSPKFGSTLVYGSIEGMAVPGLPTLESLRKVYKVEHINSDTTVFGLISKPVGHSKGPILHNPTFRHMNFNGLYVPMFVDNLKEFFEVYSTPDFAGFSVGFPYKEAVIQFCDEVHPLAQTIGAVNTIVRRPSDRKLIGYNTDCEASVTAMEDALQECRCINGEKSLVSPLAGKEFVLAGAGGAGRALAFGAKTRGARIIIFDIDFERAKMLAHAVSGEARPFGDLPYFQPEKGSILANATPIGMHPNKDRIPVSEASLGVFQLVFDAVYTPRKTTLLKEAEAAGAITVSGVEMFLRQAIGQFNLFTGGEAPKEFMREIVLAKF; this is translated from the exons ATGGGCAGCCTCTCCCTCTCCAGTGTTGGCCTGACCATGGTTTGTGCACCCGTAATGGGTGAATCTGTTGACCAAGTGGTTGAAGAAATGCACAAGGCGAAGGCACAAGGTGCAGACGTAGTTGAGGTCAGGCTGGATTGCATCAAGCAATTTCAGGCTCACCAGGATCTTGAAATCATCCTCAAGAGCAAGCCGTTACCGGTTATCATTGTTTACAG GCCTAAATGCGAAGGGGGGCTCTATGAAGGTGACGAGACAGCCCGGTTGGAAGCACTTCGTTCTGCTCTAAAATTAGGTGCTGATTATGCCGATTTCGAGCTCAAG GTTGCTGCTGAACTTATGAGTAAGCAGAATAAGTTGCATTGTGGAGGTACCAAAGTGATAGTTTCATGCTTTTTGGATGGCGTGACCCCTTCAAAAGAAGAACTTAGCAATCTTGCTACCCATATGAAAGCTACTGGTGCAGATATTATCAAAATTGTCACTAGTGCAAGTAACATCACAGAACTGGCCATACTTTTTCATTTACTGTCTTATAGCCAG ATGCCAGTAGTTGCATATGCTGTTGGAGAAAGGGGTCTTATCAGCCAATTGTTGAGTCCCAAATTTGGCAGTACTTTAGTCTATGGCTCAATAGAAGGAATGGCAGTTCCCGGTCTTCCTACTCTGGAAAGCCTAAGAAAAGTGTACAAAGTTGAGCACATCAATTCAGATACAACAGTTTTCGGCCTCATCTCAAAACCAGTTGGCCACAGCAAAGGTCCAATTTTGCATAACCCTACGTTCAGACATATGAATTTCAATGGACTTTATGTCCCAATGTTCGTTGACAATCTTAAAGAATTCTTCGAAGTATACTCTACCCCTGACTTCGCTGGTTTTAG TGTGGGGTTTCCATACAAAGAAGCTGTCATTCAGTTTTGTGATGAAGTACATCCACTCGCTCAG ACCATTGGTGCTGTTAACACTATAGTAAGGAGGCCTAGCGATCGGAAATTAATCGGGTATAACACAGATTGTGAGGCTTCAGTAACTGCCATGGAAGATGCTCTGCAAG AATGTCGATGCATTAATGGTGAAAAGTCTTTGGTTTCTCCACTGGCGGGCAAAGAGTTTGTGCTAGCTGGCGCTGGAGGTGCAGGACGAGCTTTGGCTTTTGGTGCTAAAACCAGAGGAGCTCGGATCATTATTTTTGACATCGATTTTG AAAGGGCAAAGATGCTTGCTCATGCTGTTTCTGGCGAAGCTAGGCCTTTTGGGGATTTACCTTATTTCCAGCCGGAGAAAGGGTCAATTCTTGCTAATGCGACACCGATCGGAATGCATCCAAACAAGGACCGAATACCGGTTTCTGAG GCGAGTTTGGGGGTTTTCCAGCTTGTCTTCGATGCTGTGTATACACCAAGAAAGACCACTCTACTAAAGGAAGCCGAGGCTGCCGGAGCAATTACTGTGAGTGGAGTTGAAATGTTCCTCAGGCAGGCCATAGGCCAGTTCAATCTCTTTACCGGAGGAGAAG CACCCAAGGAGTTCATGAGGGAGATAGTTTTGGCCAAGTTCTGA
- the LOC104430995 gene encoding bifunctional 3-dehydroquinate dehydratase/shikimate dehydrogenase, chloroplastic isoform X2, which yields MGSLSLSSVGLTMVCAPVMGESVDQVVEEMHKAKAQGADVVEVRLDCIKQFQAHQDLEIILKSKPLPVIIVYRPKCEGGLYEGDETARLEALRSALKLGADYADFELKVAAELMSKQNKLHCGGTKVIVSCFLDGVTPSKEELSNLATHMKATGADIIKIVTSASNITELAILFHLLSYSQMPVVAYAVGERGLISQLLSPKFGSTLVYGSIEGMAVPGLPTLESLRKVYKVEHINSDTTVFGLISKPVGHSKGPILHNPTFRHMNFNGLYVPMFVDNLKEFFEVYSTPDFAGFSVGFPYKEAVIQFCDEVHPLAQTIGAVNTIVRRPSDRKLIGYNTDCEASVTAMEDALQECRCINGEKSLVSPLAGKEFVLAGAGGAGRALAFGAKTRGARIIIFDIDFERAKMLAHAVSGEARPFGDLPYFQPEKGSILANATPIGMHPNKDRIPVSEASLGVFQLVFDAVYTPRKTTLLKEAEAAGAITVSGVEMFLRQAIGQFNLFTGGEELY from the exons ATGGGCAGCCTCTCCCTCTCCAGTGTTGGCCTGACCATGGTTTGTGCACCCGTAATGGGTGAATCTGTTGACCAAGTGGTTGAAGAAATGCACAAGGCGAAGGCACAAGGTGCAGACGTAGTTGAGGTCAGGCTGGATTGCATCAAGCAATTTCAGGCTCACCAGGATCTTGAAATCATCCTCAAGAGCAAGCCGTTACCGGTTATCATTGTTTACAG GCCTAAATGCGAAGGGGGGCTCTATGAAGGTGACGAGACAGCCCGGTTGGAAGCACTTCGTTCTGCTCTAAAATTAGGTGCTGATTATGCCGATTTCGAGCTCAAG GTTGCTGCTGAACTTATGAGTAAGCAGAATAAGTTGCATTGTGGAGGTACCAAAGTGATAGTTTCATGCTTTTTGGATGGCGTGACCCCTTCAAAAGAAGAACTTAGCAATCTTGCTACCCATATGAAAGCTACTGGTGCAGATATTATCAAAATTGTCACTAGTGCAAGTAACATCACAGAACTGGCCATACTTTTTCATTTACTGTCTTATAGCCAG ATGCCAGTAGTTGCATATGCTGTTGGAGAAAGGGGTCTTATCAGCCAATTGTTGAGTCCCAAATTTGGCAGTACTTTAGTCTATGGCTCAATAGAAGGAATGGCAGTTCCCGGTCTTCCTACTCTGGAAAGCCTAAGAAAAGTGTACAAAGTTGAGCACATCAATTCAGATACAACAGTTTTCGGCCTCATCTCAAAACCAGTTGGCCACAGCAAAGGTCCAATTTTGCATAACCCTACGTTCAGACATATGAATTTCAATGGACTTTATGTCCCAATGTTCGTTGACAATCTTAAAGAATTCTTCGAAGTATACTCTACCCCTGACTTCGCTGGTTTTAG TGTGGGGTTTCCATACAAAGAAGCTGTCATTCAGTTTTGTGATGAAGTACATCCACTCGCTCAG ACCATTGGTGCTGTTAACACTATAGTAAGGAGGCCTAGCGATCGGAAATTAATCGGGTATAACACAGATTGTGAGGCTTCAGTAACTGCCATGGAAGATGCTCTGCAAG AATGTCGATGCATTAATGGTGAAAAGTCTTTGGTTTCTCCACTGGCGGGCAAAGAGTTTGTGCTAGCTGGCGCTGGAGGTGCAGGACGAGCTTTGGCTTTTGGTGCTAAAACCAGAGGAGCTCGGATCATTATTTTTGACATCGATTTTG AAAGGGCAAAGATGCTTGCTCATGCTGTTTCTGGCGAAGCTAGGCCTTTTGGGGATTTACCTTATTTCCAGCCGGAGAAAGGGTCAATTCTTGCTAATGCGACACCGATCGGAATGCATCCAAACAAGGACCGAATACCGGTTTCTGAG GCGAGTTTGGGGGTTTTCCAGCTTGTCTTCGATGCTGTGTATACACCAAGAAAGACCACTCTACTAAAGGAAGCCGAGGCTGCCGGAGCAATTACTGTGAGTGGAGTTGAAATGTTCCTCAGGCAGGCCATAGGCCAGTTCAATCTCTTTACCGGAGGAGAAG AACTCTATTAA